In the genome of Cryptococcus neoformans var. neoformans B-3501A chromosome 5, whole genome shotgun sequence, the window TGTGTTCTAGCTGACGGCATTCACAGATCCCAAACCTCATTATCGCCTCGCACATGTTCAAGGTCACCGCCTTGGTTGATATCTCTCGTCAAACCTTGGATTATTGTAGTGCGAAATTTGGGATTACCGAGACCTTCTCCTCAGTGTAAGTTCAACCTGTTCAATTAGATCTGCTCGCGGGAGTGACGCCGACCTCATGCGTAATTGTTATTTAGACCCGATATGTTGGCGTCATCTGTGCCAGTCAACGTAGTGTTCATCTGCACCGCCGATCAGTACCACGCAGAGCAGGCTATCCTGTGCGCTGATGCCGGAAAGCACGTTATGCTGGAAAAACCAATGGTACAAACGCTTAAAGAAGCTGATGCGGTAGAAGAGGCTAGAGTCCGCAACAATGTGGTTATCTTTGTTGGCTACATGCGTCGGTATGCTACGGCATTCACACGATTCAAGGAAGCCATCGCTGGCAAAGACATCAAGTATGTCCGGGTCCGGGATATCATCGGCGATGTGAGTGTACTGTTGTTTTTCGGTTTATAATATGATCGCTTGTTGGCTCTCCTTCACGGATACCGCTGATTGCATCCGCATTTATGTAGAACCGATTCTTCACTCCTCAGACCGGCATGTACCAAAAGATGTTCACCGACTACCCCCCTGAAGCTGTAGCCGATTTAAAGAAGCGAACAAAGGATAATCTAGAAGAGAACTTTGGTTCCAAGGCCACGGACCACCCCTCCAATATCGGTTCATGGCAAATACTTACAGCTTTCAGTTCCCACGCTCTTTCTGCTATGCGGGAAGCAATTGGGTTGCCCGAGAAGGTACTTGTCGCCTCTAGGCATGGTGACCTCCTCCGACCGAACTGGTGGCAAGTTTTGTTTGACTACGGCAAGTTTAACGCGTTGTACGAAGTGAGTTGAAACCCATCTCAAATGAGATCCAATGACAGTCAAGCTAAGCCGAGACTACAGATGGCGGTAGATGATGTCGGATTTTTTGACGCCCATATTGAAGTTTACACTGGAGACTCTAGGATCAAAATCACATATGACAGGTGAATACATGCTGCGTTTCGCAGATTCAGTAGATTGGCTGACCTTTTAACATTTGCGTATAGTCCCTATATTCGTGCTTTGCCAATCAAAATGACAATTCACAAATCACTTCCAAACGGTGACTTCTCTGAGGAGAACGTTCGATCTACCTATGTCGACTTCTATAATCTCGCACTTCTAGAGTTTTACGCTGCCATCACCGAAGGCAAAGCATTTCCAACCACCGTTCAGGACGGAAAGCAGGatgtcatcctcaccaaGATGATCATGAATGCTTTGGTCGACACAGCCCAATAAAATCGTTCCGACACTGATAGATGATCCATCCTCGCTTACAAAGCAGTTATACGCTGGGTTTATATGATGAATCTCTTGTGGGGTTatatgcatgatatttaCTTCTCGCTCGAACGAAAAACCGTTTTCTTCGTTCAATTACAGCACCAGTTTTCAATTTTCGGCAACATGCAGAATTTGTGGTACTTCGGTTTGGACGGCACGCACTCATCCACAGTGCGGGCCTGTTTGTATGGGGAGGCGGCACTCTCCGCATCCGCGCCTCAGCCAACGGCTCGCAACCACCTCCCGCACTGTGGACCAGTGCGCGTTCACTATGGGGGAATCAGTTTCGCGCCCTGTTTTCAACGTGCAAGCGGCATGATCTCGTGCGATATCACTTGTACGGTTTCGGATGCATACAACTATTTTTAGCTTGGGTTCTCCTGTACACAGCGGTACTAAGCATAGGCAGATAAACATTGTAACATGGTGATGGGGCAACGCCTTGAAAACAAATGGTTATTTTCACGCGTTTCAACTTGGCCAACCGACTCGGCGCATCTCAACTTGTAACCTGGCGGCTAATGCGTTTGATTTTGGAATACGATCTGCACGCTCCCATTCTATGTTACGTCGTGACCCAGTGGCTAATGAgatttctcctctttccaatAGCCAAGGAGATTGACCTCTACTCCACCTTATGACGGACGGTCACGTCACGTGTTGCAATTGCATTCTCATCCGTCCATCTGTTTCAATTGCATTCTCAATCGTCAATCATCCATCCattcatccatccatccatccatccatccatccagcCATTCAGACATTCCCTTTTTTATCGCCATCAAACCAAGCGAGCAAGGATGCGCATGTGACACCAACAAGTCACCCGTCCGCTGAATCTGAAAAACAACACCGACCGCATTCGGCTCCACCTCGACTCGACCTCGATTTGATCAACAAAGCATTTCAAGGGAAGCATAGGATGAGATCCTGGGTTGTGTACAGCGCCCACTGGGGAGGCAACTGGTGTGGATGGCGGCATTTATTGGTGAGTTGTACAACAAGCACTCACAGTAGCGTTGGTACTTGTCCCTCTTACTCCTATCACCTGTCAGACAAAAGCCAGGCAAAGCTAGCAGAGATGTGTCACGCAGAGACGACTGGAGACGTATGTGTGACCCCTGCTGGCTGCGTCTGGCTGCGTCTGACTTGACGACTACTCTTGACACAAGCAAGCAACATTTGGATGCGTGTGGATGAGACAGCAGGGAGGAGGTATGGTACATGGCGGAGGGCAGGGCGGTGGATGCTGGAGATATAGTACGCTGTACAGACTGTGAGTTGCTGATTCGTTTGTCGCCGTTGCTCTGAGTGTTACTCTCGCTGACTGTTGTGGATAGTCAAACATCcggaagggaaaggataACAGAGTGCGGAAGGATGTCAAAAGAGCAGACGGTGTCGAAAGCAAGGTGGTCAGAGGGGTGGGCAAGATGGAAAGGCTGGCGATGGAGAATATAGGGTGCGGATGGAGAGTTTGCGGTAACGTCCATGTTTATCCTCGTGACAAAAGACAATGCTGACAGATCGTAGTCTGTGTATGGTGAGCATGGCTGTTTATCTCTTGACGGTTGTCATAGCGCTAACTACTGTACAGGATGGCTCATTTTCAATGTTCACCCTCGACTGCATCCGACTCGACTGCATCCCACGCCGCATGCCCCATTCGAATTCGCTTTCCTCACTAGCGACTCTACACTCGACACTCGGCTATCCCTCAATGCCCGACGCATTTGCTCGGCTACTCCTCAACATCGCTACTCCTCAACATCGCTACTCCTCAACATCCGACTCATCACACCCAACTCGTTCACTCTCACTCGGCTACCCCTCCACGCTGGCTCAACTACGCGACAGATGAAAGGAAGGATATGCAGGACAGGTGGCAGAGTACACGGTGGGAGAGGGTGGGACAGGTGGGAGAATACACGGTGGGAGAGGGTGGGACAGGTGGGAGAATACGCAGCAGGAGAGGGTGGGACAGGTGGGAGAATACGCAGCAGGAGAGGGTGGGACAGGTGGGAGAATACACGGTGGGAGAGGGTGGGATATGGGTGAGTCTGTTCTTTCACATGGTGGTGGTCGTTGTATAATACAAGCTATGGAGCTATGCATTGCATGTCGGCCCACACCATTGAGCGAGTGAAGTGTGTTTTATGTCTGAACATTGTCTGAACATTGTCTGAACATTGGCAGCTGGTGAACATTGGTTGAAGGGTGAATAAAGTGGTGCAGGCAAGAGACAAGTGAGAGCACTAACAAGGCAGGGAATGATGGATAATATTGGGAGGCAGAAACAAGTCAGTCATAGTCGAGCAAGAGGGGATAAAATCGTACTTACGAAGAGGCCGATAACATACagcgagagagaagagactAACTTTGTCCAACTGCATGTAGTGACGACATTCGAATAACAGCTGGCCCGCTCTTAAGACATCGGCTGTAATGTATATTAGCAAATAGTGTGAACAACGAGAGGGAATCGGACTTGCCAGATTAGCGGGAACGCCCTCTACCGCTTGCAAGGCTGTTTTATGtcgaaagaggagagaccATAGGGCGTGCTGGTGATTGTTTGATGATTTGATGATTAAAGAGGACATCAATCCCACTGGTTGATTCGGTCAGTTGGCAGGAATCCCGAGGCAAAGTGATCTCAAAAGAGAGATGCACCATCCTTGCGTCAACCCATAAgggcctttttttttggtttggACGGCACGCACTCGTCCACAGTGCGGGCCGGTTTGTATGGGGAGGCGGCACGCTCCGCTTCCGCGCCTCAGCCAACAGCTCGGAACCACCTCCCGCACTGTGGACCAGTGCGCGTTCACTATGGGGGAATCAGTTTCGCGCCCTGTTTTCAACGTGCAAGCGGCATGATCTCGTGCGATATCACTTGTACGGTTTCGGATGCATACAACTATTTTTAGCTTGGGTTCTCCTGTACACAGCGGTACTAAGCATAGGCAGATAAACATTGTAACATGGTGATGGGGCAACGCCTTGAAAACAAATGGTTATTTTCACGCGTTTCAACTTGGCCAACCGACTCGGCGCATCTCAACTTGTAACCTGGCGGCTAATGCGTTTGATTTTGGAATACGATCTGCACGCTCCCATTCTATGTTACGTCGTGACCCAGTGGCTAATGAgatttctcctctttccaatAGCCAAGGAGATTGACCTCTACTCCACCTTATGACGGACGGTCACGTCACGTGTTGCAATTGCATTCTCATCCGTCCATCTGTTTCAATTGCATTCTCAATCGTCAATCATCCATCCattcatccatccatccatccatccatccatccagcCATTCAGACATTCCCTTTTTTATCGCCATCAAACCAAGCGAGCAAGGATGCGCATGTGACACCAACAAGTCACCCGTCCGCTGAATCTGAAAAACAACACCGACCGCATTCGGCTCCACCTCGACTCGACCTCGATTTGATCAACAAAGCATTTCAAGGGAAGCATAGGATGAGATCCTGGGTTGTGTACAGCGCCCACTGGGGAGGCAACTGGTGTGGATGGCGGCATTTATTGGTGAGTTGTACAACAAGCACTCACAGTAGCGTTGGTACTTGTCCCTCTTACTCCTATCACCTGTCAGACAAAAGCCAGGCAAAGCTAGCAGAGATGTGTCACGCAGAGACGACTGGAGACGTATGTGTGACCCCTGCTGGCTGCGTCTGGCTGCGTCTGGCTGCGTCTGACTTGACGACTACTCTTGACGCAAGCAAGCAACATTTGGATGCGTGTGGATGAGAcggcaaggaggaggtaTAGTACACGGCGGAGGGCAGGGCGGTGGATGCTGGAGATATAGTACGCTGTACAGGCTGTGAGTTGCTGATTCGTTTGTCGCCGTTGCTCTGAGTGTCACTCTCGCTGACTGTTGTCGATAGTCAAACAGCcggaagggaaaggataACAGAGTGCGGAAGGACGCCAAAAGAGCAGACGGTGTCGAAAGCAGGATGGTGAGAGGGGTGGgcaagatggaaaggaaaggcTGGCGATGGAGAATATAGGGTGTGGATAGAGAGGAGTTTGCAGTAACGTCCATGTTTATCCTCGTGACAAAAGACAATGCTGACGGATCATAGTCTGTATGGTGAGCATGGCTGTTTATCTCTTGACGGTTGTCATAGCGCTAACTACTGTACAGGATGGCTCATTTTCAATGTTCACCCTCGACTGCATCCGACTCGACTGCATCCCACGCCGCATGCCCCATTCGAATTCGCTTTCCTCACTAGCGACTCTACACTCGACACTCGGCTATCCCTCAACGCCCGACGCATTTGCTCGGCTACTCCTCAGCATCGCTACTCCTCAACATCCGACTCATCACACCCAACTCGTTCACTCTCACTCGGCTACCCCTCCACGCTGGCTCAACTACGCGACAGATGAAAGGGAGGATATGCAGGACAGGTGGCAGAGTAGGGTGTGAAAGAGGATACATGAAAAGCGTTCTAGATTATTGATTTCGTGTCTAAGTTTCGTATTTACTGATTTTctatttttatttttatttttatttcaGTCTCCccccattcttccatcactcctttatcctctccttcctcctcacaTCGCGAACGTCCTAGCCCTCGCTCTAACCAGTTCCAGACTgattttcttcatcatcccctcGAACGCCATCGgtcccatctccctcctccatcttcgcATCTCATCCGCTGTTTCCCTGCTCACTATGGGTT includes:
- a CDS encoding hypothetical protein (Match to ESTs gb|CF189024.1|CF189024, gb|CF186152.1|CF186152; HMMPfam hit to GFO_IDH_MocA, Oxidoreductase family, NAD-binding Rossmann fold, score: 95.5, E(): 1.3e-25) — protein: MGKVFNVAVVGCGEIAQVTHIPNLIIASHMFKVTALVDISRQTLDYCSAKFGITETFSSVPDMLASSVPVNVVFICTADQYHAEQAILCADAGKHVMLEKPMVQTLKEADAVEEARVRNNVVIFVGYMRRYATAFTRFKEAIAGKDIKYVRVRDIIGDNRFFTPQTGMYQKMFTDYPPEAVADLKKRTKDNLEENFGSKATDHPSNIGSWQILTAFSSHALSAMREAIGLPEKVLVASRHGDLLRPNWWQVLFDYGKFNALYEMAVDDVGFFDAHIEVYTGDSRIKITYDSPYIRALPIKMTIHKSLPNGDFSEENVRSTYVDFYNLALLEFYAAITEGKAFPTTVQDGKQDVILTKMIMNALVDTAQ